In Desulfobulbaceae bacterium, the genomic stretch CGGCATCGGTGGCCGGTTCGCCTTGTACTTATCGTAGAGGTGGTGGCGAAAGGTTGGTCCTTTGGCATCAAAAGCTACGGCAAGATAGCGGGGCGCCTTGTCGCGGAGAACCCGGAGCAGGATATTGGTGAAGCCGAAAGTGGCGTTGGTTGGCAACCCCTGTTTGTTGGCAAGGGGTGGGATGGCATGGTAGCCCCTGTGGATATAGGCATTGCCATCGATCAGGTAGATAGGATCAGAGTGAGTCATTGTGGTGTCGGAGTGGCCGGATTGAGAGTAGCAGAATGATGGCTGGTGACCGTGCAATGGACGGAAGTTGCAAAATTTATGAATAATAGTCGGAACCAAGGCAATGGCAATATGTTTTTGTTCCACCCTGCAAAAAGCGATTGCCTGGATGTCGCTCACTAGGGTACCTCTATCGGTCATGAAGATTAAACGATGGGTTTTTTTGCTGGTAGCGGCTCTGATGGCGCTCGTTGGCTATGCCTTGCTGGTAGAACCTAACCGCCTAGTTGTCCGGAGAGTGGTGATCAAGGATTCTGTCTTGGTTCAGGCCTGGCCGGGGCTTGCTATTGTCCATCTCTCCGATACGCACATCAGGCAGATGGGGGCAAAGGAGGGCATGCTGCTGGCAGCGATTAATGACCTTAATCCTGAACTGATCGTGATGAGTGGAGATTTCAACCAGTGGCAGGCGGATCCGGGGCCGGTACAGCAGTTTTTGGCTCAACTTTCCGCGCCGCTTGGCGTCTTTGGGGTGCTGGGCGATGCCGATCAGGTCGTAAATGGCCCGAAGGGGTGTGCCTTTTGTCATCCTGTGGGGCGGTATCACGAGCGTTTGGCCCGGCCAGTTATTTTGCGCAATGAAGTGAGGAGCATAGCGTATCGTGGTGGAACGATCACTATCGCAGGGGTTGAATGGGCGGAAGAGGGAAGTGGTGAGTGGCTGCGGCAGTTGTCGGCAAGTTCCGGTCGTAGCCAAGAACCGCTTTTGGTTCTCAGTCATTCCAGTCAGCTATGGACCGACACACCATTGGCTGGTCACTCTCTGTGGCTGAGTGGTGATACCCATGGCGGCCAGGTGTGGATGCCGGACTGGTTGTGGAAGATGGTTCCCTATAAACCGGACCCACGGCATATGGGCGGGGTGTATGACAACGGACAGGGCGGCTGGCTGATAGTGAATCGGGGCATCGGCACGACCGCTCGTTTTCCCTTTCGGTTTGGTGTGCCGCCAGAGCTTCTGGTTATAACTTTTGCTGAGAGCGATGGGGGGATGGGCCGATGAAACGGGAGAGGTCTTTTCGATCTGTTGCTCAAATCTGGTTCGTGCTCCTGCCTTTGCTGCTGCAGATAGCGTGTGAGCGGCCGGTTCCGTTGGAGCCGTTGGTCCTGAACGACTTTGAATCACCGGCCGATCTGGAGCGGATAGCTTGGCGCTGTCGGACAACCTTCTCTTTGACTCAAGAGTTCAGCAGTCATGGTCACTCTGGCCTATGGATGACGCTGTACCCGGACCCCTATCCTGGGCTCTCTCTCTTCTTGACCCCTGAGGAGAAGCAATGGCGTGGGTATCGGTATCTGGCCTTGGAGGTGTTTAACCCCGGCAATAAACCGTTTTCTCTCGTCTATCGGATTGATGATCGGAAGAATCCTGACTATTCAGACCGGGTCAATGGCTCTTTTTCCCTTGAGCCTGGGCTGAATCGCTGGCGGCTGGATTTGTCGCACATGCAGACTTCTGGAAGCAAGCGGGAGCTGGATCTTGACCGGATTGATAAGCTTCTCTTCTTTCTCGTTGCCCCGTCCCAGCCGGTAGAGTTGGCCGTGGATAATATTCGCCTTGAGCCTGTGATTTTACCCAGATGAAAATTCATCTTTTTTCCGTTTAAGGTTTTTCGAGGATGTGCCGATTAGATTTGTGAAGGTCAACTGGTGATCATCGAATGGTTATTAGAAAAAAGATTAAAGTTTGTTTTTTAATTGTCGATATGATAATTAGAAATAAGTTAAATTAGGTTTCAGCTGCGATGGTGGCCCAGGATGGGCTAGTCGCCTTGGACAGACAAGGAATGTGTATGTTGCGCAGGCAGGGGGGGACGGTATGAAGATCAGCGATTTTGTACCGCAGATAAAGACTGAAAGTAAAGTGCAAAAGACAAAGGGCAAAGCCCCTGTTAATTCACCTGCTGTTGCCGGTGGCGGTGATAAAGTTCAACTGTCAGCCGGATCAATTGACGTGCAGAAAATGAAAATGATTATCCAGGATACCCCAGCTGTTCGAATGGACCGAGTGCAAGCCTTGAAACAACAGATTGAACGTGGCGAATATCAGGTTGACCCCTATCGGGTTGCCGATAAGATGCTGATGAATCTTTTATCTGAAGGGGGCGTGCTGGATAAATAATATCCTGTGAGTCAATTCCTCTTCTCGTATCAAGAAAGGCGTTGTGATCTTTGATCGCAACGCCTTTCTTGTATTTAGGAGCCGTTAAAGAATAACTTGTACAATTTTGCTTGCTACTTTACGGCTCCTTATGCCGTCTTGGCTATCCAAAATGACCACGTTATTTCTTTACAACGGCTTAGGCCATCGATGGTGGGTAAATCAGGTTGGATTGGCGCTCTCACAGGGGAGAGGGGGCTTGTTTTATTCTAGTATGATCGGCCAGCATGGGCTGTATAAGGAGGGATCAAGGAGGATTTGCTTGGCGAGTTTTTGAGTTGGGTTGAGGATGACCGGGCCGAGGAGGTTTGCAGTCATTGCTTCTGGCTGGCCTTTGGGGATGGTTAGTATGACTAGAACCTCTAAGTCTCCTTCATTGTGAGCGTGTAGCTCCGTGTGCAGAGGTGAGGGAATGGCAGGGTGGTAGTTGGGATTAATGATAGCAGGCTGAATAACGACAAAAGCAAGGTCAGGGTTGTCTACTGCCTGGAGCCACCAGAAGACTGAGCCAGGGCCATGGGGGAGGAGTATGAAGTAGCGCTCCGCCGCAAAGCCTAAAAAAGGGGTCGTCATGGTGATAATTTTATCCTCTTCGATTTCGAGGCTGCCGAATCTGCTGGTCTGGATAGTTTTTGTCATGATTATGAGGTCCGGAGATGTGGCGCTGGAGCGGTGTCTGATGTTATTCGGACTGGCTATCCGGCGGAGTTGTTTTTTTTGCGCCCAGAAGTCTTGATATGCTGTCTAGGTCGGCTGGGGTCTCACTGGCAGCCTTGCGGTTTTCTTCCATAATGCGGGTGTAGACCTCTTCGCGGTGGACTGAGATAAGGTTTGGGGCCACCACACCCAGTTTGACCTGTCCGCCTTTTATTTCAAGAAGCCGTACGGTGATTTGATCACCGATAGCAATGGCCTCGCCAACTTTCCTGGTTAGAATCAGCATACGGAAAATCTCCTCGTCCGCCTGTTAGTGATCGTGATGTGCACGCTCCAGTCTGTGCGATTCTCCCCAGCGATGAGATGGGGACTCACAAAGGAAGCGACGGCATCATACTTCGCTCACCGTAAATAATCAACCAGGCTGAGTTGCATGGTCTTGGCGGCAGCTGAGAGAGCGGCTTGATAGGCAGTCTCTTTGGCCTTAAGGTCCATGACTGCCTTGATCATATCGGTATCTTGCACCTCGGAGAGGTTCTCCTTGGTGGCGATAGTCATGGTGCTGTAAATCTGGCTTTGAATGCTGATGCGATTAGCTCTAGCGCCGAAGTCAGAGACCTGGCGTGTCAGGTTTTCCATCAGGGTATCGAGGTCGGCAATGGATTTTTCGATGCCGTGACTCTGCATGAATTGGGAACTGACCCCGGTAGCCTTTAGAAAATTACTGCTGTCGTCGGAAAGTTCAAGGGTGTAGCGGGCCGTGTCGTTGGTTGTAATTATAAGTTTGCCGTCACTCCCCCACGAGGCGCTGAGGTTTGGGATGCCATTAATGCGGCTGGTCAAACTGTCTAGGGTGTCGACTGCAGGGTTCACAGCGATGGTGATTGATCTGGGGTGTGGGGGGTAGTAGTCGTGGTCAGTGACCGTT encodes the following:
- the flgM gene encoding flagellar biosynthesis anti-sigma factor FlgM — translated: MKISDFVPQIKTESKVQKTKGKAPVNSPAVAGGGDKVQLSAGSIDVQKMKMIIQDTPAVRMDRVQALKQQIERGEYQVDPYRVADKMLMNLLSEGGVLDK
- the csrA gene encoding carbon storage regulator CsrA, translating into MLILTRKVGEAIAIGDQITVRLLEIKGGQVKLGVVAPNLISVHREEVYTRIMEENRKAASETPADLDSISRLLGAKKTTPPDSQSE